From a single Sander vitreus isolate 19-12246 chromosome 4, sanVit1, whole genome shotgun sequence genomic region:
- the LOC144516751 gene encoding RNA-binding motif, single-stranded-interacting protein 2-like isoform X4, whose amino-acid sequence MAPPSPNTNSSSNSSGGGEQLSKTNLYIRGLHPGTTDQDLVKLCQPYGKIVSTKAILDKTTNKCKGYGFVDFDSPAAAQKAVTALKSSGVQAQMAKQQEQDPTNLYISNLPLSMDEQELESMLKSFGQVISTRILRDANGTSRGVGFARMESTEKCEAIIQHFNGKFIKTPPGVPVPTEPLLCKFADGGQKKRQNQGKYLHNGRPWGRDGDTGGMTLAYDPTALQNGFYSSPYSLAPNRMIAQTSLSPYMHSPVSSYQVHNPSWMHHQSYLMQPAGTVLTPTMDHAMSIQPTSMMGPLAQQLSHMSLGSTGTYIPANTTMQGTYIPQYTPVPPSSVPVEENGGQQQQVAMESPAEHTNYSYQHTK is encoded by the exons ATGGCACCCCCCAGTCCAAACACCAACAGTAGCAGCAACAGCAGTGGGGGAGGAGAACAGCTGAGTAAAACTAACCTGTACATCCGCGGCCTCCATCCGGGGACCACAGACCAAGACCTGGTCAAGCTCTGCCAACC GTATGGCAAGATTGTTTCGACCAAGGCCATCTTGGATAAAACCACCAACAAATGTAAAG GCTATGGCTTTGTGGACTTTGAcagcccagcagcagcacagaaagCAGTTACAGCTCTGAAGTCCAGTGGGGTCCAGGCTCAGATGGCCAAA CAACAAGAGCAGGACCCCACCAACCTCTACATCTCCAACCTACCACTGTCTATGGATGAGCAAGAGCTGGAGAGCATGCTCAAGTCATTCGGCCAGGTCATTTCCACACGCATCCTCCGAGATGCTAACGGGACAAGCCGTGGTGTGGGATTTGCCAG AATGGAATCCACGGAGAAGTGTGAAGCCATAATTCAGCATTTCAATGGCAAATTCATCAAGACTCCACCAGGAGTGCCTG TGCCCACAGAGCCCTTATTATGTAAGTTTGCAGACGGAGGTCAGAAGAAGAGGCAGAACCAGGGGAAGTACCTCCATAATGGAAGGCCCTGGGGTAGAGATGGAGATACG GGAGGAATGACGCTTGCGTATGACCCCACGGCCTTACAAAATGG CTTTTACTCCTCACCCTACAGTCTGGCTCCAAACCGAATGATCGCCCAGACTTCCCTCTCACCCTACATGCATTCTCCTGTCTCATCCTACCAG GTACACAACCCGTCCTGGATGCACCATCAGTCATACCTCATGCAGCCAGCT GGTACAGTTCTTACCCCAACAATGGATCATGCCATGTCCATCCAGCCCACGTCCATGATGGGTCCTCTCGCCCAGCAGCTAAGCCACATGTCCCTGGGCAGCACGGGCACA TATATTCCGGCCAACACAACTATGCAGGGGACCTACATCCCCCAGTACACCCCAGTGCCTCCCTCCAGTGTCCCAGTAGAG GAGAATGGTGGTCAACAGCAACAGGTTGCCATGGAGTCTCCCGCAGAGCACACAAACTACTCGTACCAACACACCAAGTGA
- the faim2b gene encoding fas apoptotic inhibitory molecule 2b, which yields MKKGKQIGDDNEPPSYQEVTAGYGEMEAQFAWDDKSIRRTFIRKVYAILMVQLFVTVAIVALFSFCAPVRFYIQTHPGLYMASYLMFLATYIALSCCGELRRQFPWNIILLVLFTLSMAFMMGFVSSFYNTKSVVLCLGITSLVCLSVTIFSFQSKIDVTSFQGVLFSMCMVMLLCAITLSIVVPFGYVPWLHALYAVGGAILFTMFLAFDTQMLLGNKRYTISPEEYIFATLSLYLDIIYLFSFLLQIMGGGRE from the exons ATGAAGAAGGGAAAG CAGATAGGTGACGACAATGAGCCCCCCAGTTATCAGGAGGTAACTGCAG GCTATGGGGAGATGGAGGCCCAGTTCGCCTGGGACGACAAGTCCATCAGACGCACCTTCATCAGGAAG GTCTACGCCATTCTCATGGTCCAGCTGTTTGTGACAGTGGCAATTGTTGCTCTCTTCTCATTTTG CGCACCTGTGAGGTTTTATATCCAGACTCATCCAGGCTTGTACATGGCGTCTTA TCTCATGTTCTTAGCCACCTACATTGCACTGTCCTGCTGCGGAGAGCTGAG GAGGCAGTTTCCTTGGAATATAATTTTGTTAGTTCTCTTT ACTTTGAGCATGGCCTTCATGATGGGATTTGTGTCAAG cTTTTACAACACCAAATCAGTGGTTCTGTGTCTGGGAATCACATCTCTcgtgtgtctttctgtcaccATCTTCAGCTTCCAGAGCAAG ATTGACGTCACATCCTTTCAGGGCGTCCTGTTTTCTATGTGCATGGTCATGCTTCTCTGTGCCATCACCCTCTCCATTGTCGTCCCTTTTGGATAC GTTCCCTGGTTACATGCCCTTTATGCTGTGGGAGGAGCCATTCTCTTCACTATG TTCCTTGCATTTGACACCCAGATGCTGTTGGGGAACAAGCGCTACACCATAAGTCCAGAGGAATATATTTTTGCCACCCTCAGCCTCTACCTGGACATCATCTACCTGTTCAGCTTCCTGTTACAGATCATGGGAGGAGGCCGCGAGTAA
- the LOC144516751 gene encoding RNA-binding motif, single-stranded-interacting protein 2-like isoform X2: MLLSVPPRAGINPYNGYNSRNSKKAYVSSGHQMAPPSPNTNSSSNSSGGGEQLSKTNLYIRGLHPGTTDQDLVKLCQPYGKIVSTKAILDKTTNKCKGYGFVDFDSPAAAQKAVTALKSSGVQAQMAKQQEQDPTNLYISNLPLSMDEQELESMLKSFGQVISTRILRDANGTSRGVGFARMESTEKCEAIIQHFNGKFIKTPPGVPVPTEPLLCKFADGGQKKRQNQGKYLHNGRPWGRDGDTGGMTLAYDPTALQNGFYSSPYSLAPNRMIAQTSLSPYMHSPVSSYQVHNPSWMHHQSYLMQPAGTVLTPTMDHAMSIQPTSMMGPLAQQLSHMSLGSTGTYIPANTTMQGTYIPQYTPVPPSSVPVEENGGQQQQVAMESPAEHTNYSYQHTK; this comes from the exons GCCTATGTGTCCTCCGGCCACCAAATGGCACCCCCCAGTCCAAACACCAACAGTAGCAGCAACAGCAGTGGGGGAGGAGAACAGCTGAGTAAAACTAACCTGTACATCCGCGGCCTCCATCCGGGGACCACAGACCAAGACCTGGTCAAGCTCTGCCAACC GTATGGCAAGATTGTTTCGACCAAGGCCATCTTGGATAAAACCACCAACAAATGTAAAG GCTATGGCTTTGTGGACTTTGAcagcccagcagcagcacagaaagCAGTTACAGCTCTGAAGTCCAGTGGGGTCCAGGCTCAGATGGCCAAA CAACAAGAGCAGGACCCCACCAACCTCTACATCTCCAACCTACCACTGTCTATGGATGAGCAAGAGCTGGAGAGCATGCTCAAGTCATTCGGCCAGGTCATTTCCACACGCATCCTCCGAGATGCTAACGGGACAAGCCGTGGTGTGGGATTTGCCAG AATGGAATCCACGGAGAAGTGTGAAGCCATAATTCAGCATTTCAATGGCAAATTCATCAAGACTCCACCAGGAGTGCCTG TGCCCACAGAGCCCTTATTATGTAAGTTTGCAGACGGAGGTCAGAAGAAGAGGCAGAACCAGGGGAAGTACCTCCATAATGGAAGGCCCTGGGGTAGAGATGGAGATACG GGAGGAATGACGCTTGCGTATGACCCCACGGCCTTACAAAATGG CTTTTACTCCTCACCCTACAGTCTGGCTCCAAACCGAATGATCGCCCAGACTTCCCTCTCACCCTACATGCATTCTCCTGTCTCATCCTACCAG GTACACAACCCGTCCTGGATGCACCATCAGTCATACCTCATGCAGCCAGCT GGTACAGTTCTTACCCCAACAATGGATCATGCCATGTCCATCCAGCCCACGTCCATGATGGGTCCTCTCGCCCAGCAGCTAAGCCACATGTCCCTGGGCAGCACGGGCACA TATATTCCGGCCAACACAACTATGCAGGGGACCTACATCCCCCAGTACACCCCAGTGCCTCCCTCCAGTGTCCCAGTAGAG GAGAATGGTGGTCAACAGCAACAGGTTGCCATGGAGTCTCCCGCAGAGCACACAAACTACTCGTACCAACACACCAAGTGA
- the LOC144516750 gene encoding nuclear receptor subfamily 1 group D member 1-like produces MEHSPGGGVILYAGSSGSASPNPGSPSSGYQSQSPSSHSQPSSPEGVFFQDIGPLKQREERRGGTPSPKLVFQFPEVNSAPVAQITTVSSATYSHPTVAKRPCGFTGTFTKTGGMVLLCKVCGDIASGFHYGVHACEGCKGFFRRSIQQNIHYKMCVKNENCVIMRMNRNRCQHCRFKKCLSVGMSRDAVRFGRIPKREKQRLLDEMQSYMNSLNESASMEMEVSPPPDAPCSPQNQTNEGAGSMSQSYRSNLMNRDQKPLKMAAGNGNIGASSFQNSSVQQPSLSHSATQTHHTVHGEQASYHIPTSCPVSSTNNENSTVNDDAKYTFSSNQNQCPVSGHQSSKSYSANQNGYPASDSQNQSPCPWTLNGGAKVLACPLNSCPVAPASRSSQEVWESFSQCFTPAVKEVVEFAKSIPGFQSLSQHDQVMLLKSGTFQVLMVRFCSLFDPKERTVTFLNGQSYSLASLRALGMGSLLDAMFDFSEKLGYLGLEPDEMALFMAVVLVSADRSGIVEVGAVEQLQENLIKALRSLITSRRPDDSTLFPKLLLRLPDLRTLNNHHSDKLLAFRIDP; encoded by the exons ATGGAACACAGTCCTGGTG GTGGTGTTATCTTGTACGCTGGCTCGTCCGGCAGTGCCAGCCCGAATCCTGGCAGCCCCTCAAGTGGATACCAGTCCCAGTCGCCCTCCTCCCACTCGCAGCCTTCATCCCCAGAGGGTGTCTTCTTTCAGGATATTGGGCCCCTGAAGCAGAGAGAGGAACGGAGGGGAGGGACTCCTTCCCCGAAATTGGTCTTCCAGTTTCCTGAGGTGAACAGTGCTCCTGTTGCCCAAATAACAACAGTATCATCGGCAACTTACAGCCATCCCACAGTGGCCAAAAGACCTTGTGGTTTCACTGGAACGTTCACTA AGACCGGAGGTATGGTACTTCTGTGTAAGGTGTGCGGGGACATTGCATCTGGATTCCATTATGGTGTGCATGCCTGTGAAGGCTGCAAG GGTTTCTTCAGACGCAGCATTCAGCAGAATATCCACTACAAGATGTGTGTAAAGAATGAAAACTGTGTCATAATGCGCATGAACCGAAACCGGTGCCAGCACTGCCGCTTTAAGAAGTGTCTCTCCGTGGGCATGTCCAGAGATG CTGTGCGTTTTGGGCGTATTCCCAAACGGGAGAAGCAGAGACTACTGGATGAGATGCAGAGCTACATGAACAGTCTCAATGAATCGGCTTCCATGGAAATGGAAGTGTCCCCTCCTCCCGATGCCCCCTGCAGTCCACAGAACCAGACGAATGAAGGTGCAGGCTCCATGTCGCAGTCTTACCGCAGCAATTTAATGAACAGAGATCAGAAACCACTCAAGATGGCTGCTGGCAACGGCAACATCGGAGCTTCCTCTTTCCAGAACAGCTCAGTGCAGCAACCTTCCCTGTCGCACTCTGCAACCCAGACCCACCACACGGTTCACGGGGAGCAGGCGAGTTACCACATCCCCACAAGCTGCCCTGTTTCCTCCACCAACAATGAAAACTCCACTGTCAACGATGACGCCAAGTACACCTTCTCTTCCAATCAGAATCAGTGCCCCGTCAGTGGCCACCAATCCTCTAAATCCtactcagccaatcagaacggTTACCCAGCCAGTGATTCCCAGAACCAAAGTCCCTGCCCCTGGACGCTAAACGGAGGAGCCAAAGTGCTG GCATGTCCACTCAATTCCTGTCCAGTGGCTCCAGCCAGTCGCTCCAGTCAGGAGGTGTGGGAGTCTTTCTCCCAGTGCTTCACCCCTGCTGTTAAAGAAGTAGTGGAGTTTGCAAAGAGCATCCCGGGCTTCCAGTCTCTCAGCCAGCATGATCAGGTCATGCTGCTCAAGTCCGGCACTTTCCAG GTTCTGATGGTGAGATTCTGCTCACTGTTTGACCCCAAGGAAAGGACGGTGACCTTCCTTAATGGGCAGTCATACTCCCTGGCATCGCTTAGGGCTCTTGGCATGGGCTCCTTACTGGACGCCATGTTTGATTTCAGCGAGAAGCTCGGATATTTGGGTCTGGAGCCAGACGAGATGGCTCTATTCATGGCTGTCGTGCTGGTTTCTGCTG ATCGCTCCGGGATAGTGGAGGTTGGAGCAGTGGAGCAACTGCAGGAGAATCTAATAAAAGCTCTGCGCTCTCTCATCACCAGTCGCCGCCCAGATGATAGCACCCTCTTCCCAAAGTTGCTTCTACGTCTGCCGGACCTGCGCACGCTGAACAACCACCACTCTGACAAGCTTTTAGCTTTCCGAATAGATCCTTGA
- the LOC144516751 gene encoding RNA-binding motif, single-stranded-interacting protein 2-like isoform X3, with protein MLLSVPPRAGINPYNGYNSRNSKKQAYVSSGHQMAPPSPNTNSSSNSSGGGEQLSKTNLYIRGLHPGTTDQDLVKLCQPYGKIVSTKAILDKTTNKCKGYGFVDFDSPAAAQKAVTALKSSGVQAQMAKQQEQDPTNLYISNLPLSMDEQELESMLKSFGQVISTRILRDANGTSRGVGFARMESTEKCEAIIQHFNGKFIKTPPGVPVPTEPLLCKFADGGQKKRQNQGKYLHNGRPWGRDGDTGGMTLAYDPTALQNGFYSSPYSLAPNRMIAQTSLSPYMHSPVSSYQVHNPSWMHHQSYLMQPAGTVLTPTMDHAMSIQPTSMMGPLAQQLSHMSLGSTGTENGGQQQQVAMESPAEHTNYSYQHTK; from the exons CAGGCCTATGTGTCCTCCGGCCACCAAATGGCACCCCCCAGTCCAAACACCAACAGTAGCAGCAACAGCAGTGGGGGAGGAGAACAGCTGAGTAAAACTAACCTGTACATCCGCGGCCTCCATCCGGGGACCACAGACCAAGACCTGGTCAAGCTCTGCCAACC GTATGGCAAGATTGTTTCGACCAAGGCCATCTTGGATAAAACCACCAACAAATGTAAAG GCTATGGCTTTGTGGACTTTGAcagcccagcagcagcacagaaagCAGTTACAGCTCTGAAGTCCAGTGGGGTCCAGGCTCAGATGGCCAAA CAACAAGAGCAGGACCCCACCAACCTCTACATCTCCAACCTACCACTGTCTATGGATGAGCAAGAGCTGGAGAGCATGCTCAAGTCATTCGGCCAGGTCATTTCCACACGCATCCTCCGAGATGCTAACGGGACAAGCCGTGGTGTGGGATTTGCCAG AATGGAATCCACGGAGAAGTGTGAAGCCATAATTCAGCATTTCAATGGCAAATTCATCAAGACTCCACCAGGAGTGCCTG TGCCCACAGAGCCCTTATTATGTAAGTTTGCAGACGGAGGTCAGAAGAAGAGGCAGAACCAGGGGAAGTACCTCCATAATGGAAGGCCCTGGGGTAGAGATGGAGATACG GGAGGAATGACGCTTGCGTATGACCCCACGGCCTTACAAAATGG CTTTTACTCCTCACCCTACAGTCTGGCTCCAAACCGAATGATCGCCCAGACTTCCCTCTCACCCTACATGCATTCTCCTGTCTCATCCTACCAG GTACACAACCCGTCCTGGATGCACCATCAGTCATACCTCATGCAGCCAGCT GGTACAGTTCTTACCCCAACAATGGATCATGCCATGTCCATCCAGCCCACGTCCATGATGGGTCCTCTCGCCCAGCAGCTAAGCCACATGTCCCTGGGCAGCACGGGCACA GAGAATGGTGGTCAACAGCAACAGGTTGCCATGGAGTCTCCCGCAGAGCACACAAACTACTCGTACCAACACACCAAGTGA
- the LOC144516751 gene encoding RNA-binding motif, single-stranded-interacting protein 2-like isoform X1 — MLLSVPPRAGINPYNGYNSRNSKKQAYVSSGHQMAPPSPNTNSSSNSSGGGEQLSKTNLYIRGLHPGTTDQDLVKLCQPYGKIVSTKAILDKTTNKCKGYGFVDFDSPAAAQKAVTALKSSGVQAQMAKQQEQDPTNLYISNLPLSMDEQELESMLKSFGQVISTRILRDANGTSRGVGFARMESTEKCEAIIQHFNGKFIKTPPGVPVPTEPLLCKFADGGQKKRQNQGKYLHNGRPWGRDGDTGGMTLAYDPTALQNGFYSSPYSLAPNRMIAQTSLSPYMHSPVSSYQVHNPSWMHHQSYLMQPAGTVLTPTMDHAMSIQPTSMMGPLAQQLSHMSLGSTGTYIPANTTMQGTYIPQYTPVPPSSVPVEENGGQQQQVAMESPAEHTNYSYQHTK; from the exons CAGGCCTATGTGTCCTCCGGCCACCAAATGGCACCCCCCAGTCCAAACACCAACAGTAGCAGCAACAGCAGTGGGGGAGGAGAACAGCTGAGTAAAACTAACCTGTACATCCGCGGCCTCCATCCGGGGACCACAGACCAAGACCTGGTCAAGCTCTGCCAACC GTATGGCAAGATTGTTTCGACCAAGGCCATCTTGGATAAAACCACCAACAAATGTAAAG GCTATGGCTTTGTGGACTTTGAcagcccagcagcagcacagaaagCAGTTACAGCTCTGAAGTCCAGTGGGGTCCAGGCTCAGATGGCCAAA CAACAAGAGCAGGACCCCACCAACCTCTACATCTCCAACCTACCACTGTCTATGGATGAGCAAGAGCTGGAGAGCATGCTCAAGTCATTCGGCCAGGTCATTTCCACACGCATCCTCCGAGATGCTAACGGGACAAGCCGTGGTGTGGGATTTGCCAG AATGGAATCCACGGAGAAGTGTGAAGCCATAATTCAGCATTTCAATGGCAAATTCATCAAGACTCCACCAGGAGTGCCTG TGCCCACAGAGCCCTTATTATGTAAGTTTGCAGACGGAGGTCAGAAGAAGAGGCAGAACCAGGGGAAGTACCTCCATAATGGAAGGCCCTGGGGTAGAGATGGAGATACG GGAGGAATGACGCTTGCGTATGACCCCACGGCCTTACAAAATGG CTTTTACTCCTCACCCTACAGTCTGGCTCCAAACCGAATGATCGCCCAGACTTCCCTCTCACCCTACATGCATTCTCCTGTCTCATCCTACCAG GTACACAACCCGTCCTGGATGCACCATCAGTCATACCTCATGCAGCCAGCT GGTACAGTTCTTACCCCAACAATGGATCATGCCATGTCCATCCAGCCCACGTCCATGATGGGTCCTCTCGCCCAGCAGCTAAGCCACATGTCCCTGGGCAGCACGGGCACA TATATTCCGGCCAACACAACTATGCAGGGGACCTACATCCCCCAGTACACCCCAGTGCCTCCCTCCAGTGTCCCAGTAGAG GAGAATGGTGGTCAACAGCAACAGGTTGCCATGGAGTCTCCCGCAGAGCACACAAACTACTCGTACCAACACACCAAGTGA